ACGGTCTATGAAATGGGCGGCGCACCGCGAGCGGGCGCGAGGCGGGACGTCGCCCGCGACGGGCTGACCCCGCGGCGCTCGATCGCGTCGTAGTAGCCGCCGAGCACGCTGTCGGCCATGATGGTCACGACGAAGCGCGTGGCGACGAAGGCGGCGAGTTCCTGCGCTTCGCGGCGAAGCGTCGCGGTGTCGGCTTCGCAGACCCGCTCCATCGCCATCGCGAGGCCGAGCGGATCGTCGCAGGGGATCAAGCGGTCGCGGTAGGGCCCGAAGATCTCGCCGATGCCGCCGACGTCGGTCGCCACCATCGGAATCTGCGCGCCCGCTGCCTCGAGCACCACGTAGGGGAGCGATTCCGCGCGGCTCGGCACGACCAGCGCGCGGCCGAGCGCGAAGGCCTCGCGCGCCGGCATCGCGCCTGGAAAGGAGACCTGGTCGGAGATGCCGCGCTTGCGCGCCTGCGCCTCGAGCTTGGCCTGGTCCGGCCCGGAGCCGACGAGGATCAGCTTGAGCGGGCGCTCGATGCGGCGCGACAGCATCGCGGTCGCGTCGATCAGCGTGTCGATGCCCTTGGCTGAGCGCAGCTCGCCGACATAGACGAAGTCGGCTGCCCCCTGCACCGGGCGCACCGGCTCGAACTCGGCTTCGCTGATCCCGTTCTGGACGATGCGGACCAGCGCGTCGCAGTCGCCGATGCGCTCGCGGAAGCGGTTGGCGATGTAGACGCTCTCGAAGAGAAGAACGTCGGTGCGGCGTGCGAGCAGCTTCTCGACGCCCATGTAGGTCGCCTGCACGAGCGGGGAGGCGACGTGGTTGAAGCTGCCGCCGTGCGGCGTGTAGCAGCGGATCGCCGGCCCGCGCAGCGGCAGGTAGGCCGGCAGGCGGGCATAGAGGCCGCCCTTCGAGCCGTGGCCGTGGACGACGTCGGCCTTCAGCTTGCGCGCATGGGCGGCGATCTTGAGCGTCGCGCCGATGTCCTGGGCGTGCGGCTGGCGCAGCATCGGCAGGCGCAGGATGCCGAGCTCGAGCATCGGCTCGAGCGCGGCGAGATTGGCGGAGGCGCGCTCGCCGCCGGTCAGCGAGTCGGTGACGAAGCCGACGGCGTGGCCGCGGGCCACCTGCTCGCGCGTGAGGTCGACGACGTGGCGGAACAGGCCGCCGAGCGGCGCCCGCAGCACGTGCAGGATGCGTAGCTTCTGATCGCGCCTGTCGCTCATGAAGAGGGACGATGGCGCATCAGTCTAAAAAAAGCGTTCGCGCACGAAGATCGTATCGCCGGGCTTTACGGGTTGGTCGACCGGCACGCTGGCGGTCACGGGGTGGCCGTCGACGACGCGGGTGAGATCGACCTGGTACTTGTTGGCGCGCGGCGTGTAGCCGCCGGCGACCGCCACGGCGGTCTCCGCCGTCATGCCGGCGATGTAGGGGTACTGGCCGGCGGTCTGCACCTCGCCGAGCACGAAGAAGGGCCGGAACGCGTCGACCTCGATCGAGACCTTGGGGTCGCGGATGAAGCCGTCGCGGAGCTTGGCCTCGACGCTATGCTCGAGCCCGCCCGTGGTGAGGCCCTGCGCGCGCACGGTGCCGATCAGCGGCATCGAGATGTTGCCGGCGCTGTTGACGGCATAGGTGTTGGAGAGCGCGTCCTGGCCGAAGACGATGACGCGCAGCCGGTCGCCGCTCGCCAGCGTGTACGGCTCGTCGGCCTTGAAGTCGGCATACCCGTTCGGCCGCGGCGCGCACCCTGCGAGCAGCACGCAGACGGCAAGGCAGAGTGCAGTTATCCAACGTCGCATGGGTCCGCCATGAAGCTCGATACGTCCGGCATCCCAGCCGGGTACAACATGGTTAAGACCGTAGGCCGGTATGGTTAAAAAACCCTTTTTAAGTAAATTTTTTGATCGGATTAACCGCAGGTCAACTTTAAACTCGTCTTCTTCAGAAACAAGTTTTAGCAGGGTAAGTCATGACGCGTAATCTCGGGGTCATGCCGGCAGACAGCGAAGGAACCGGCGAGATCGACCTTCGCGCGATCGGCGGCGCTCTGCGGCGTCGGCTCGGCCTGCTCGTCGTGGTGGCGGTTGCCGCCTGCCTTCTCATCGCCGTCATCGTGAACGTCATCACGCCGCGCTACACCGCGGCGCAGATCCTGCTCGAGAACCAGGAGACGTTCTTCACGCGGCCCGACCGCACCAACGTGCAGCAGACCGACGTCGCGCAGCAGCTCGACGCGGAGGCGGTCGCGAGCCAGGTGCAGCTCATGACCTCGCGCGACATCGCGCGCAAGGCGATCAAGCAGCTCGGCCTCGAAGGCAACGACGAGTTCGACCCCAAGATCGGCGCCTTCAGGCGCGTGCTCATCCTGCTCGGCCTCGTGAAGGATCCGACGCAGGAGACGCGCGACGCTCGTATCGTCACAAACTTCCTCGACAAGCTCGTCGTCTACTCGCCGGCCAAGACGCGCGTCATCGCGATCGAGTTCCAGAGCCGCGATCCCGAGCTCGCGGCACGCGCCGCGAACACGATCGCGACGCTCTACCTCAAAGGTCAGTCGGAGGCCAAGCGCCAGACCGCGCAGGATTCCGCCGACGCGCTGCAGGCGCAGATCGCCGATCTGCGCACGCGCCTCGTGAAGGCCGACGACGATCGCGAGCGCTATCGCCTGCAGACCGGCCTCCTCGCCGGCACCAACAACATGACGATCACCGGCCAGCAGCTCGCCGAGATCAACACGGATCTCTCCAAGGCGCGGACCCTGCAGGCCGACGCGCAGGCGAAGGCGCAGATGATCCGCGACCTGCTCCGCCGCGGGCAGGCCGCCGACGTGCCCGACGTCATCAACAACGACACGGTTCGCCGCATCGCCGAGCAGCGCGTGCAGGTCGAGGGCCAGCTGGCGCTGGAGTCGCGCACGCTCCTGCCCGGCCACCCGCGCATGCAGGCGCTCGAGGCGCAGGTGAAGGAATACGACCGCGCGCTGAAGGGCGCGGCCAAGCAGGCCGCGACGACGCTCGAGAACGAGGCCACCATCGCCGGCGCGCGCGTGAAGAACCTCGAGAGCGTGCTGGCGCAGCAGAAGACGGCGGCCGGGACGTCGAACGCCGACGAGGTGCACCTGCGCGCCCTCGATCGCGCCGCCGACAGCCTCAAGGAGCAGCTCGAGAGCTCGACGACCAAGTACCAGGAGGCCCTGGCGCGTGCGTCCTCCGACGCGACGCCGGCCGACGCCCGCATCATCCAGAGCGCGGTGCCGCCGCAGGAGCCGTCGTTCCCGAAGAAGCTGCCGTTCATCGCCTTCGGCACGCTCGCCGTGCTGGCGCTGGCCGTCGGCATCATCGTCGCCGGCGAGCTGATCGGCGGCCCGGCCCCGGCCTATGCGGCGCCGCAAGCGCAGGTCGAAGAGGAGGAGCGTCACGAAACGCCGGCGCCTGCCTCCTTCGCCTGGGAGGAGCCGGCGCCGCGCCTGCGTCGCACGCGGCGCGTGACGACACCGGCCGTGACGACACCCGCCGTGACGGAGGACGACGACGTCGTGTTCGCGCCGGCGCCCGCCGCGACGACACGTCGCCCCTCGGCCTTGAAGGACTTGCTGGCCGGTGGCCTCATCGCCGCCATCGTCGAGCGCGTCCGTGCCTTCGGCCGGTCAGCCGACGACAGCCGCGTCGGCGACGAGGCCGTCGACGACCGGTTCGCGTCGAGCGACGGTGTCGGCTGGGAGGCGGCGCCCAAGGGCGCCGCCGATAGGACAGGCGCCGATCTCGCTCCCGCGGCGGCGGCGCAGCCCGTGGACATCGCGCCCACCGTCGATCGCATCGTCGCCGCGCACGTGCCGGGACGCGGCCTGCATGTCGTCGGCGCCGGCATCGCCGCCGAGAACCCGGGCGTGCTGATCGCGCTCGCCCGTGCGCTCGCCGAGCGCGGCCGCACGGTGATCGTCGACCTCGACCGCTCGCCCGGCAAGCTCGCGCCGCTGGCGCGCTCCGGCGCCGAGGGCGGCGACGCGATCGCCAGCCTGACGGGGCTCTCGGAGCTGTTGGGCGGAAACGCCTCGTTCGCCGAGGTGATCCATCGCGACCACGCCTCCCGGCTGCACTTCATCCCGACGGGCCGGCTCGAGGCGGACTTCCGCGACTTCGACCTGATCCTCGATGCGCTCACCGCGACCTACGACTTCATCGTGATGCTCGCGCCGGCCTACCCGCAGAGCGAGATCGCCAAGATCATGGCGCCCTATGCCGACTTCGTCGTGCTGGCGCCGCTCGCCGGCAGCGACGACGGCGCCCTCGGCCGGATCGAGCGGGAGCTGGCCGACGCCGGCGCCCGCGAGGTGCTGATCGCCGGTCGCGTCGCGAAGGGCGCGCATCAGGACGTCGCCTGAGGGGCAGGGCGTTTCTGCTTGCCGCAGTGGGCCGCCGGCTTTAGGCCGTCGCCATGAACGACAGACCCCTCGAAAACCGCGTCGCAGTCGTCACCGGCGCCTCGCGCGGCATCGGTCGCGCCGTGGCGCTCGAGCTGGCTCGGGCCGGCGCGCATGTCGTGGCGCTGGCTCGCACGCAGGGCGCGCTGGAGGAGCTCGACGACGCAATCCGCGCCGCGGGCTCGAGCGCGACGCTGGTGCCGTGCGACATCACCGACTATCCCGCGCTCGACAGGCTGGGCCTGGCGATCCACGAGCGCTGGGGCAAGCTCGACGTCCTCGTCGCCAATGCCGGCGTGCTCGGTCCGCTGACGCCGCTCGCGCATCTCGAGCCGAAGCAGTGGGACACCGTCGTATCGGTCAACGTGACGGCGAACCTGCGGCTGATCCGCTCGCTCGACCAGCCGCTGCGGGCTTCCGACGCCGGGCGCGTCGTGATGCTGTCGTCCGGCGCCGCCCATCGCGCCGCGATGAAGGCCTACTGGGGCCCCTATGCGATCTCGAAGGGCGCCGTCGACTCGATGGTGCGCACCTATGCCGCCGAGACGGAAGAGATGACGCCGGTCAAGGTGATGGCGGTGAATCCGGGCCCGATCCGCACCATCATGCGCAAGCAGGCGATGCCGGCCGAGGACCCCGCGACCCTGACGACGCCAGAAGAGCTGGCGCCGAAGATCGTCGCGCTCTGCCTGCCGTCATGGACCGAGACCGGAAAGCTCTACGATTTCCCTACGGACAGGGTGCAGAGCTTCCAGGGCCCTGCGTGATTCCTGTCCCGTTGAGATCGCGACCCGCCCCGGAGAAGGAGACCTCGTTGAAGCTCGCCCTCATAGCTCTGCTGCTCGCGACCACCGCCGCGCAGGCCGGCGACATCGAGGTGCGCGACGCCTGGCTGCGCGCGACGCCGAAGAATGCCTCCGTTGCCGGCGGCTACGCGACGATCGTCAATCACGGCGGCGCGCCGGACACGCTCGTCGCCGCCAGCCTGCCGATGGCGCCGGACGGGCAGATCCACGAGATGTCGATGGCCAACGGCGTGATGCACATGGGCCGGCTCCCCGCTGGCCTCGCCATCCCGCCGGGCGCCACCGTGACGCTGACACCGGGCCACTATCATCTGATGTTCGAGAAGCCCTCGGCCCAGCTGAAGGCAGGGCAGACGGTGGTTGGATCGCTGACCTTCGCCAAGGCGGGCAAGGTCGACGTCACCTTCGCCGTCGCCGGCCTCGGCGCGACGCAGGCGCCCGGCGCCAAGCCGGCCGGGCACGACATGCACGATATGAAGATGTAGCTCAGCGCCGCCCGCGCCAGATGCCGAGCCCCTGCTCCTGCGCGGTCTCCTGCGCGGCGGCCAGGTCGGCGGGCGCGTCCTGCGTCGCCTCGGCGCCGCCGTTCGAGAGGATGGTCGTTGCGAGATCGTCGCCGTCGACGCTGCAGCGATAGCTGCCGCCGGCGGCCGGAGTGCAGTCGACCTCGCGGCGGCGGAGGTAGCGGGCGAGCTCGCGCGCGGCGCGACCGCCCATCGGCGCGACCCCCTGCAGGCGCACCTGCTGGCCGCCGAGGCCGAGCGTGGCGGTGTCGACGACCTCCGCCTTGCCGCTCAGCGTGCCCTGCGGGTCGGCGTCGGGATCGGCGTCGCCCTTCGGCGTCAGCCCGGCGATGACGCCGCGCGCCGCGTCGCCCAGTGCGCCGCCGATCGCCTCGCCGAGGTCGGGGGCCCGGGCGGCCGGCGCCGTCGCCGTCGCCGTCGCCGCCACGCGCGGCTTGCGATGCGCCTTGTGGCCGGGCATCGACTGCGCCGCCACTGCGACGTCGCGCCAGATCTTCACCGGGATGTCGCCGCCGGTGACGCCGTCCATCGGCGAGTTGTCGTCGTTGCCGACCCAGACGCCGATCGTCACGTCGGGCGTCGAGCCGATGAACCAGGCGTCGCGAAAGTCCTGCGTCGTGCCGGTCTTGCCGCCGACGGGGACGGCGAGCCGCGCGCCGCGCCCGGTGCCCTCGCTCACGACGTCCTGCAGCAGCTCGCGCATCGCAAGCTTGGCTTGCGAGGGCTCGCCCGCCTCGCCGTAATGCGGCGGCCGGTTGAACATCAGCTTCCCGTGGCTGGTGATGCGCTGGATGAGGTAGGGGTCGAGCGTCTCCTCGTCGGAGGCGACCGTCGCATAGGCGCGCGTCATCTCCATAAGGTTCACGTTGGCGGTGCCGAGCGCGAGGCTCGGCACGTTGGGCAGCGGCGAGGCGACGCCGAGGTCGCGCGCGGTCTTGATGACGGTGTCGATCCCAACCTTCTGGCCGAGCCGCGCCGCCACCGTGTTCACCGACTTGGCGAAGGCGAGCGAGAGCGGCATGCGGCCTTCGTAGCGCCCCTCGTAATCCGTCGGCTGCCAGGCGTTCGGCCCCGTCCCGATCGTCAGCGGCGCGTCGTCGACGATGGTCTCCGGCGTCATGCCGCCCTTCAGCGCGGCGAGATAGACGAACAGCTTGAACAGCGAGCCCGGCTGCCGCTGCGCCTGGGTCGCGCGGTTGAACGGGCTCGCCGCGTAGTCGCGCCCGCCGACCATGGCGAGGATGGCGCCGTTCGGGCCGATCGCCACCAGCGCCGCCTGCGTCGCGTGCTTCTTCGCCCCCTCGCCGTCGAGGTGCGTGCGGATCGCCGCCTCGGCTGCGGCCTGCAGATGCTCGTCGATCGTCGTGCCGGCGGTGAGATCCTGCGCGGCGCCGCCGACGAGCGTCTTGATGTCGGCCTGCGCGGCGTCGGCGACGTAGCCCGGCCCTGGCGGCAGGTCCGGCGCCACCTTGAGGTCGGCGGGATGCGCCACCGCGGCGTCGCCCTCGGCCTTGGTGATCGCCCCGGTCTCGACCATCGCATGCAGCACGACGCCGGCCCGCGCCCGCGCGCCGTCGAGGTTCTTCACCGGCGCGAGCTGCGAGGGCGCGCGGACGAGGCCGGCGATCATTGCCGCCTGGGGCAGGGTGAGCGTGCGCGCACTCGTGCCGAAGTAGCGCTCGGCCGCCGCGTCAGCGCCGTAGGCGCCGGCGCCGAAATAGGCGGTGTCGAGGTAGCGGGCGAGGATCTGCTGCTTGGTGAGGTGATGCTCGAGCCAGACGGCGACCAGCGCCTCCTGGATCTTGCGCCGCGCCGTGCGCTCGTTCGAGAGCAGCATGAGGCGGGCGAGCTGCTGGGTGATCGTCGAGGCGCCCTGCGCGTGGCCGCCGCGCACGTCGTGCAGCAGCGCGCGCAGCATGCCGTGCAGGTCGACCGCGCCGTGCGAGAAGAAGCGGCGGTCCTCCACCGCGACGATCGCCTTGCGCAGGTTCGGCGAGATGTCGTCGTAGTCGAGCTGCTCGCCTTGCGCGGTGCCGCGCACGGCCAGCGTCGTGCCGTCGGCGGCGGTGACGGTGAGCGCGCCCGCCGCATCGCTCGCCGTGCCGCCGCCGATCGGGATCTCGAAGGCGAAGTAGACGATGGAGCCGAGCAGCAGGATGAGCAGGGCGGCGAGCGAGATCGTGGTGACGCGCAGCAGCATGTGCCAGCGCGGCGCCGTCGGATGCTGCGGCAGGAGGGGTCGCGCGAACCATTCCGCCGTGGCCGCGGAGGCGCGCGCCGCGCCGGCCCGGGCGAGCGCGGCGTCGGCGATCAGCCGGCGGCGCACGTCGGGCCAGGCGAGGCGCTCGCGACGCCAGTCGCGAAGCCGCTCGTAGAGCCGTCGCAGAAACGATGAGGCGTCGGCCACAGAATCCCGTTCACGCGTGATGCGGGGGGTCTTATGCCCCGAGGAAAGCCGAGGCGCTACCGCCGCTATGACCTAGGGACCCGGGAGAAAGGGCAGGCGCCTCATCCGCAAGCGCGCCCGGCTCCAGCGATTACCCGCGCTTGCCGAACAGGCCGCGAATCTTGGCCTTGGCCGGCGGCTTGCGCGCCGGTTCCAGCAACTCGAAGGGTTCCGGTCCCAGGCCCTCGACGTCCTTATCGTGTCGGTAGCCGGTGAGCGCCTCGCCGAGATCGGGGGCGACGTCGAAGAGATAGTCGACGCCGCCGGACGACGCTTCCTGCTGCGCGACAAGCCCGTCGCGGATCGACGCGAAGGGTTCGGGAGGCGCCCCGGTCACCCGCAGATCGTCGGCGCCTCTTTCGGAATCGTGCGTCACGGACCAGAGCAATGCGCCGTTCTCGTAGGCGCCGAGATCGCTCGTCATGGTGGTCTCGTTGACGTAGCAGGTCAGGACCTCCGCGCCTCTTTTCACGCGGTCGAGCGGCGCCTCGAGGATGAAGCTGCCGAAGGAAAAGCAGTTGACGACCACGACCCAACCGCTCGGCATCGTCACGATGCAGTATTCCGTCTTGGGGAAGGCCTCGTGCTCACCGGTGCGCTCGAGGTCGAGGTCGCTCATGACCGCGTCCGACGACTTTCCCTTGACGGCGGCCCAGGCGACCTTGAAGCCCATGACGTCTCCTCCGCGCGACGATGGTCTCAGACGAAAACGATGGTCTCAGACGAACCTGTCGGTCATGTCGCGCCAGGCAAAGAAGCTCGATCTGCAAGACCCTTTGATGAACGCGTACGCGAGATACTGGACCTCGTCGCACGTCAGCTTCTCGTTGGACGGGACCGTGACGTGAAAACTGCTGGTCTTGATCTTTACCCGATCGGCGGCGGCGGGGCCGGGATGTCCGGCGGCGTAATGACGGAACGCTTGGCCGTCGTACTGTCGACATTCGGCGATATAGGCGCCCCTGCCGCCTGCAGCCTGCATGTAGTCGCAACTATCCGTCGATGATAGGACGAGGAAGCTTGGGCCGCCGTTCGGGTCGAGGCTCGCGATCTCGTCCATGACCCGCTGGAGCCGCGGCCTCAGCAATCGCGGGCGGCCCTCGATCTCGACGGAGAGATTGTCGCAGCGGGTGCTTGGCATTGGCTTGCTCTCACGTTTCGGCGGTCTTCCTGCGCCAGAACGCCGTCAGCCAGCCTTCAGCCGCTGTGCGACCGTCAGCGCGAAGTAGGTGAGCACTCCGTCGCAGCCCGCCCGCTTGAAGGCGGTGAGGCTCTCCATCATCGCGCGGTCGCCGTCGATCCAGCCGTTCTGCGCGGCGGCCATGATCATCGCGTACTCGCCCGACACCTGGTAGGCAAAGGTCGGCACCTCGAACTCGTCCTTCACGCGGCGGATGATGTCGAGGTAGGGCATGCCGGGCTTCACCATCACCATGTCGGCGCCCTCCTCGATGTCGGCGGCGACCTCGCGCATCGCCTCGTCGGTGTTGGCCGGGTCCATCTGGTAGGTGCGCTTGTCGCCCTTCAGGACGGCCTTGGTGCCGATCGCGTCGCGGAACGGGCCGTAGAAGGCCGAGGCGTACTTCGCCGCATAGCTCATGATCTGGACGTGCTCGAAGCCCTCGTCGTCGAGCGCCGCGCGGATCGCGCCGACGCGGCCGTCCATCATGTCGGAGGGCGAGATGATGTCGGCGCCGGCGCGCGCCTGGTTGAGCGATTGCGCGCAGAGGAGCCGCACGGTCTCGTCGTTGACGATCTCGTCGCCGTCCATCACGCCGTCGTGGCCGTGGCTAGTGTAGGGGTCGAGCGCGGCATCGGTCATCAGCCCGATGTGCGGCACCTCGGCCTTGATCGCCCGCACGGCGCGGCAGACGAGATTGTCGGCGTTCTGCGCTTCCGAGCCCTGCGGGTCCTTCACGCCGGCCTCGGTCATCGGGAAGAAGCAGAGCGCCGGGATGCGCGCCTCGGCCGCCGCGACGGCGGCGCGCACCGCCTCGTCGACCGACAGCCGCTCGACGCCGGGCATCGAGGGGACCGGCACGCGCTGCTTCTCGCCCTCGACCAAAAACAGCGGCCAGATCAGGTCGTCGGCGGTGACGACGTTCTCGCGCACGAGACGGCGCGCCCAGTCCGTGCGCCGGTTGCGGCGGGGCCGGTGGATCAGGCCGAGGGACTCGGTCTTCGGGGCGCGCAGGCCAGTGGTCATGGGGGTCCTCCGATGGCGACATCCGGCCGGCACCGTCGGAGAGCGGAAAATGGTGGGCGCGACAGGGATTGAACCTGTGACCCCTCCCGTGTGAAGGGAGTGCTCTCCCGCTGAGCTACGCGCCCGCACCGACCGCTTTATGCGTCGGCGCCGCGCGGCAAGTCAACGCCGGCAAGTCGAAGCCGGCAAGTGAACGTATCCCGCGGCGTGGACGCGCCGGACGCCCCGCTATCCCCGCCCGAGCGCCGCGACGGCGGCGTCGAGCTCGTCGAAATGGCTGATCACCGCGTCAGGGCCGAGCGTCGCGATCGGCTCCGGCGCGTAGCCGAAGTCGACGGCGATCACCGGCACTTTCGCGTCGCGGGCGGTGAGCACGTCGGTCTCGGTGTCGCCGACCATGACCGCGGTCGCGGGATCGCCGCCGGCCTTCTCGATCGTCCGGTGCAGGGTGGCGCCGTTCGGCTTCGAGACCGGGAACGTGTCCTGCCCGACGATCGCGCGGAAGCGCTCCGTCGCGCGGAGCTCGGCGAGCAGCTTCTTCGAGGAATGCTCGAGCTTGTTGGTGCAGATCGCGAAGCCGTGGCCCTTGGTGGCCAGCCGATCGAGCGCCGCCTCGACGCCGGGGTAGAAGCGCGTCTTCACGCTCAGGTGCTCGTTGTAGTAGGCGAGGAAGGCGGCGAAGAGCGTGTCGAGCCGGCCCTCGTCGAGCGGCCGGTCCTGCGCGGCAAACCCGCGCCGGATCATCACCTTGCCGCCGCGGCCGACAAACTTGCGGCCGACCTCGAGCGGCACCGGTGCGCAGCCCTCGCGCTGCAGGATCACGTTGAGCGAATCGATGAGGTCGGGCGCGCTGTCGACCAGCGTGCCATCGAGGTCGAAGACGATCAGTCCGGGGGAGGCCATGGCCCCCGCATAGCTTCGCACCTCAGCCCTTACAAGGGCGCCCCTCTATGGGCCGAATTTCTGAGCCGGGCGCGGCGCGGTGCCGTTTTGCTGCTCCCTTTCCTTGGCTATAGGAGGCGTCCGCCGCCACGAAAGACCGAGACATGCCGATG
This Beijerinckiaceae bacterium RH AL1 DNA region includes the following protein-coding sequences:
- the hemB gene encoding Delta-aminolevulinic acid dehydratase (ID:RHAL1_01766;~source:Prodigal:2.6); the protein is MTTGLRAPKTESLGLIHRPRRNRRTDWARRLVRENVVTADDLIWPLFLVEGEKQRVPVPSMPGVERLSVDEAVRAAVAAAEARIPALCFFPMTEAGVKDPQGSEAQNADNLVCRAVRAIKAEVPHIGLMTDAALDPYTSHGHDGVMDGDEIVNDETVRLLCAQSLNQARAGADIISPSDMMDGRVGAIRAALDDEGFEHVQIMSYAAKYASAFYGPFRDAIGTKAVLKGDKRTYQMDPANTDEAMREVAADIEEGADMVMVKPGMPYLDIIRRVKDEFEVPTFAYQVSGEYAMIMAAAQNGWIDGDRAMMESLTAFKRAGCDGVLTYFALTVAQRLKAG
- a CDS encoding hypothetical protein (ID:RHAL1_01764;~conserved protein of unknown function;~source:Prodigal:2.6), coding for MGFKVAWAAVKGKSSDAVMSDLDLERTGEHEAFPKTEYCIVTMPSGWVVVVNCFSFGSFILEAPLDRVKRGAEVLTCYVNETTMTSDLGAYENGALLWSVTHDSERGADDLRVTGAPPEPFASIRDGLVAQQEASSGGVDYLFDVAPDLGEALTGYRHDKDVEGLGPEPFELLEPARKPPAKAKIRGLFGKRG
- a CDS encoding Penicillin-binding protein, 1A family (source:Prodigal:2.6;~ID:RHAL1_01763), translating into MADASSFLRRLYERLRDWRRERLAWPDVRRRLIADAALARAGAARASAATAEWFARPLLPQHPTAPRWHMLLRVTTISLAALLILLLGSIVYFAFEIPIGGGTASDAAGALTVTAADGTTLAVRGTAQGEQLDYDDISPNLRKAIVAVEDRRFFSHGAVDLHGMLRALLHDVRGGHAQGASTITQQLARLMLLSNERTARRKIQEALVAVWLEHHLTKQQILARYLDTAYFGAGAYGADAAAERYFGTSARTLTLPQAAMIAGLVRAPSQLAPVKNLDGARARAGVVLHAMVETGAITKAEGDAAVAHPADLKVAPDLPPGPGYVADAAQADIKTLVGGAAQDLTAGTTIDEHLQAAAEAAIRTHLDGEGAKKHATQAALVAIGPNGAILAMVGGRDYAASPFNRATQAQRQPGSLFKLFVYLAALKGGMTPETIVDDAPLTIGTGPNAWQPTDYEGRYEGRMPLSLAFAKSVNTVAARLGQKVGIDTVIKTARDLGVASPLPNVPSLALGTANVNLMEMTRAYATVASDEETLDPYLIQRITSHGKLMFNRPPHYGEAGEPSQAKLAMRELLQDVVSEGTGRGARLAVPVGGKTGTTQDFRDAWFIGSTPDVTIGVWVGNDDNSPMDGVTGGDIPVKIWRDVAVAAQSMPGHKAHRKPRVAATATATAPAARAPDLGEAIGGALGDAARGVIAGLTPKGDADPDADPQGTLSGKAEVVDTATLGLGGQQVRLQGVAPMGGRAARELARYLRRREVDCTPAAGGSYRCSVDGDDLATTILSNGGAEATQDAPADLAAAQETAQEQGLGIWRGRR
- a CDS encoding Lipopolysaccharide biosynthesis protein (ID:RHAL1_01760;~source:Prodigal:2.6), which produces MTRNLGVMPADSEGTGEIDLRAIGGALRRRLGLLVVVAVAACLLIAVIVNVITPRYTAAQILLENQETFFTRPDRTNVQQTDVAQQLDAEAVASQVQLMTSRDIARKAIKQLGLEGNDEFDPKIGAFRRVLILLGLVKDPTQETRDARIVTNFLDKLVVYSPAKTRVIAIEFQSRDPELAARAANTIATLYLKGQSEAKRQTAQDSADALQAQIADLRTRLVKADDDRERYRLQTGLLAGTNNMTITGQQLAEINTDLSKARTLQADAQAKAQMIRDLLRRGQAADVPDVINNDTVRRIAEQRVQVEGQLALESRTLLPGHPRMQALEAQVKEYDRALKGAAKQAATTLENEATIAGARVKNLESVLAQQKTAAGTSNADEVHLRALDRAADSLKEQLESSTTKYQEALARASSDATPADARIIQSAVPPQEPSFPKKLPFIAFGTLAVLALAVGIIVAGELIGGPAPAYAAPQAQVEEEERHETPAPASFAWEEPAPRLRRTRRVTTPAVTTPAVTEDDDVVFAPAPAATTRRPSALKDLLAGGLIAAIVERVRAFGRSADDSRVGDEAVDDRFASSDGVGWEAAPKGAADRTGADLAPAAAAQPVDIAPTVDRIVAAHVPGRGLHVVGAGIAAENPGVLIALARALAERGRTVIVDLDRSPGKLAPLARSGAEGGDAIASLTGLSELLGGNASFAEVIHRDHASRLHFIPTGRLEADFRDFDLILDALTATYDFIVMLAPAYPQSEIAKIMAPYADFVVLAPLAGSDDGALGRIERELADAGAREVLIAGRVAKGAHQDVA
- a CDS encoding protein of unknown function (ID:RHAL1_01765;~source:Prodigal:2.6) encodes the protein MPSTRCDNLSVEIEGRPRLLRPRLQRVMDEIASLDPNGGPSFLVLSSTDSCDYMQAAGGRGAYIAECRQYDGQAFRHYAAGHPGPAAADRVKIKTSSFHVTVPSNEKLTCDEVQYLAYAFIKGSCRSSFFAWRDMTDRFV
- a CDS encoding hypothetical protein (ID:RHAL1_01758;~conserved protein of unknown function;~source:Prodigal:2.6) — translated: MSDRRDQKLRILHVLRAPLGGLFRHVVDLTREQVARGHAVGFVTDSLTGGERASANLAALEPMLELGILRLPMLRQPHAQDIGATLKIAAHARKLKADVVHGHGSKGGLYARLPAYLPLRGPAIRCYTPHGGSFNHVASPLVQATYMGVEKLLARRTDVLLFESVYIANRFRERIGDCDALVRIVQNGISEAEFEPVRPVQGAADFVYVGELRSAKGIDTLIDATAMLSRRIERPLKLILVGSGPDQAKLEAQARKRGISDQVSFPGAMPAREAFALGRALVVPSRAESLPYVVLEAAGAQIPMVATDVGGIGEIFGPYRDRLIPCDDPLGLAMAMERVCEADTATLRREAQELAAFVATRFVVTIMADSVLGGYYDAIERRGVSPSRATSRLAPARGAPPIS
- a CDS encoding Polysaccharide export outer membrane protein (ID:RHAL1_01759;~source:Prodigal:2.6); the encoded protein is MRRWITALCLAVCVLLAGCAPRPNGYADFKADEPYTLASGDRLRVIVFGQDALSNTYAVNSAGNISMPLIGTVRAQGLTTGGLEHSVEAKLRDGFIRDPKVSIEVDAFRPFFVLGEVQTAGQYPYIAGMTAETAVAVAGGYTPRANKYQVDLTRVVDGHPVTASVPVDQPVKPGDTIFVRERFF
- a CDS encoding NAD(P)-dependent dehydrogenase, short-chain alcohol dehydrogenase family (ID:RHAL1_01761;~source:Prodigal:2.6) codes for the protein MNDRPLENRVAVVTGASRGIGRAVALELARAGAHVVALARTQGALEELDDAIRAAGSSATLVPCDITDYPALDRLGLAIHERWGKLDVLVANAGVLGPLTPLAHLEPKQWDTVVSVNVTANLRLIRSLDQPLRASDAGRVVMLSSGAAHRAAMKAYWGPYAISKGAVDSMVRTYAAETEEMTPVKVMAVNPGPIRTIMRKQAMPAEDPATLTTPEELAPKIVALCLPSWTETGKLYDFPTDRVQSFQGPA
- a CDS encoding hypothetical protein (ID:RHAL1_01762;~conserved exported protein of unknown function;~source:Prodigal:2.6), coding for MKLALIALLLATTAAQAGDIEVRDAWLRATPKNASVAGGYATIVNHGGAPDTLVAASLPMAPDGQIHEMSMANGVMHMGRLPAGLAIPPGATVTLTPGHYHLMFEKPSAQLKAGQTVVGSLTFAKAGKVDVTFAVAGLGATQAPGAKPAGHDMHDMKM